Proteins encoded together in one Phycisphaerae bacterium window:
- a CDS encoding NCS2 family permease, which translates to MSDTATIRYPVWVRGDLDGFFGLMVDNLVQVLLIVALCTAIAGLPVEFIFTRMLPGVAISLIVGNLFYGAQAHWVARRHNNPTCTALPYGINTPSVIAYAYFIMGPVYRATGSYDLAWKAGLLACLVSGIIELTGAFYGEHLRRVTPRAALLGVLAGIGITFIAGDFAFRIYTRPLVGLLPLVVLLLAYFARYRFPGRFPGGFLAVLLGTAIAWGTTLLGPHWNFDAGSYGFGSVAMSALGLRDALHGFGWIAPVFCGRELLDALGQPELVVSFLAVSIPMGVMNVIGSLQNIESAEAGGDRFATGPSLAVNGLGSICAGLFGSCFPTTIYIGHPGWKALGARAGYSLLNGVFFAAVFLLGLGPFIAQLIPIEAGAAIVMYIGIIITAQAFQATPRAHAPAVAIALFPALASFVITYAGMYFGIAGGQTLADLVNGAQHGMPTEWLPGLLTLNGANSAWIIVTLILAAIGAALVDRRYAAAAVWCGAAAVLTALGFVHAFRLEGNVIRELFVWQSTAPTASAPTGATFTYRAYPIAVGYALGTVVLALAALRARRAAPGAAPSDEAAPPDDAEVPDST; encoded by the coding sequence ATGTCCGACACGGCGACAATTCGCTATCCGGTGTGGGTTCGCGGTGATCTCGACGGCTTCTTCGGCCTGATGGTTGACAACCTGGTGCAGGTGCTGCTGATCGTGGCGCTGTGCACGGCGATCGCCGGCCTGCCGGTGGAGTTCATTTTCACCCGTATGCTGCCGGGCGTGGCGATCAGCCTCATTGTCGGGAACCTGTTCTACGGTGCACAGGCCCACTGGGTCGCGCGGCGCCACAACAACCCGACGTGCACGGCGCTGCCGTACGGCATCAACACACCCTCGGTCATCGCCTATGCGTACTTCATCATGGGTCCGGTGTATCGCGCGACCGGCAGCTACGACCTGGCATGGAAAGCCGGCCTGCTGGCCTGCCTGGTCAGCGGCATCATCGAGCTCACCGGGGCGTTCTACGGCGAGCACCTCCGGCGCGTGACGCCGCGCGCCGCGCTGCTTGGCGTGCTGGCGGGCATCGGGATCACGTTCATCGCCGGCGACTTCGCGTTTCGCATCTACACGCGGCCGCTGGTGGGACTGCTGCCGCTGGTGGTGCTTCTGTTGGCGTACTTCGCCCGCTATCGCTTCCCGGGGCGCTTTCCCGGCGGGTTCCTCGCGGTGTTGCTGGGGACGGCGATCGCGTGGGGTACGACGCTGCTGGGGCCGCACTGGAACTTCGACGCCGGCAGCTACGGCTTCGGCAGCGTGGCGATGTCCGCGCTGGGGCTCCGCGACGCGCTGCACGGCTTCGGCTGGATTGCGCCGGTGTTCTGCGGACGGGAGCTGCTGGACGCGCTGGGCCAGCCTGAGCTGGTGGTCAGCTTCCTCGCCGTCTCAATCCCCATGGGCGTGATGAACGTCATCGGCTCGCTGCAGAACATCGAGTCGGCGGAGGCGGGCGGTGATCGCTTCGCGACCGGCCCGTCGCTGGCGGTCAACGGGCTGGGCAGTATCTGCGCCGGGCTGTTCGGCTCGTGCTTTCCGACGACGATCTACATCGGCCACCCGGGCTGGAAGGCGCTCGGGGCCAGGGCAGGCTACTCGCTGCTGAACGGCGTCTTCTTCGCGGCGGTTTTCCTGCTGGGGCTGGGGCCGTTCATCGCTCAGCTCATCCCGATTGAGGCGGGCGCTGCGATCGTCATGTACATCGGCATCATCATCACCGCCCAGGCGTTCCAGGCGACGCCCCGCGCCCACGCGCCCGCCGTCGCGATCGCGCTCTTCCCGGCCCTCGCCTCGTTCGTCATCACCTACGCCGGGATGTACTTCGGCATCGCCGGCGGGCAGACGCTGGCCGACCTCGTCAACGGCGCGCAGCACGGCATGCCGACCGAATGGCTGCCGGGGCTGTTGACGCTGAACGGCGCGAATTCCGCGTGGATCATCGTCACGTTGATTCTGGCGGCGATCGGGGCGGCGCTCGTCGACCGGCGTTACGCCGCCGCCGCCGTCTGGTGCGGGGCCGCGGCGGTGCTCACGGCGCTGGGGTTCGTGCACGCGTTCCGGCTGGAAGGCAACGTCATTCGTGAGCTGTTCGTCTGGCAGAGCACGGCGCCAACGGCGTCCGCACCGACGGGCGCGACCTTCACATACCGGGCCTATCCGATCGCCGTGGGCTACGCGCTGGGTACGGTGGTGCTGGCGTTGGCGGCGCTGCGGGCCCGGCGCGCGGCGCCGGGGGCCGCACCTTCGGACGAAGCCGCGCCGCCGGACGACGCCGAGGTGCCGGATTCGACGTAG
- a CDS encoding ABC transporter permease → MFYLRLIITSLRSLDSHFLRSLLATLGVLIGVSSVVACMSILEGASNDIFKRFKSLGANVLFVFPESARIEGRIVGSAQTLTLEDMGFLMRALPNELERIAPEAIGGSTVKRFQKSMDVTIVATSSEYFEIHEFKTERGGRLFAKSESDSPDSALALLGAQVAEKLFAGADPVGQTVKLGGATYRIIGVLEKRGSLGFINADQTVYIPIEAGLKRFFNRKWLNRLTISVKNPDQLEDLQNQVKRELRKAHKIRPGQPDDFGIFNQEEALQNINQAMLVFKIVFYSIAGISLVVGGIGIMNIMLVSVTERTREIGVRMAVGARRSDILVQFLVEALVISLLGGSLGLLLGAMFADVMENVLKHMNFKTEINATIIITSIATATIVGVISGIYPAFKAARLDPVDALRHE, encoded by the coding sequence ATGTTCTACCTCCGGCTCATCATTACCTCGCTCCGCAGCCTGGACTCGCACTTTCTGCGTTCGCTGCTGGCCACGCTGGGAGTGCTGATCGGCGTGTCGTCCGTCGTGGCGTGCATGTCGATCCTCGAGGGCGCCTCGAACGACATCTTTAAGCGCTTCAAGTCCCTGGGCGCGAACGTGCTCTTCGTGTTCCCCGAATCCGCGCGCATCGAGGGCCGCATCGTCGGGTCAGCCCAGACACTGACGCTCGAGGACATGGGCTTTCTGATGCGCGCCCTGCCCAACGAGCTGGAGCGCATTGCCCCCGAGGCGATCGGCGGCTCGACCGTCAAACGCTTCCAGAAGAGCATGGACGTGACCATCGTCGCCACGTCGAGCGAGTACTTCGAAATCCACGAGTTCAAGACCGAGCGCGGCGGGCGGCTCTTCGCGAAATCCGAATCCGACAGCCCCGACTCGGCGCTCGCCCTGCTCGGCGCCCAGGTCGCGGAGAAGCTCTTTGCCGGCGCCGACCCCGTCGGCCAGACCGTCAAGCTCGGCGGGGCGACGTATCGCATCATCGGCGTGCTCGAAAAACGCGGCAGCCTCGGTTTCATCAACGCCGACCAGACCGTGTACATCCCGATCGAGGCCGGCCTGAAACGCTTCTTCAACCGCAAGTGGCTGAACCGCCTGACCATCTCAGTGAAGAATCCCGACCAGCTCGAGGACCTGCAGAACCAGGTCAAGCGCGAACTGCGCAAGGCCCACAAGATCCGCCCCGGCCAGCCCGACGACTTCGGCATCTTCAACCAGGAAGAGGCCCTGCAGAATATCAACCAGGCCATGCTGGTCTTCAAAATCGTCTTCTACAGCATCGCCGGCATCAGCCTCGTCGTCGGCGGCATCGGCATCATGAACATCATGCTCGTCTCCGTCACCGAGCGCACCCGCGAGATCGGCGTGCGCATGGCGGTCGGCGCTCGCCGCAGCGACATCCTCGTGCAATTCCTCGTGGAAGCGCTGGTGATCAGCCTGCTCGGCGGCTCACTCGGGCTCCTGCTCGGCGCGATGTTCGCCGACGTCATGGAAAACGTGCTGAAGCACATGAACTTCAAGACCGAGATCAACGCCACCATCATCATCACGTCCATCGCGACGGCGACGATCGTCGGCGTGATCAGCGGCATCTACCCGGCCTTCAAGGCCGCGCGCCTCGACCCCGTGGACGCGCTGCGACACGAGTAG